The Castor canadensis chromosome 13, mCasCan1.hap1v2, whole genome shotgun sequence genome has a window encoding:
- the Tmem268 gene encoding transmembrane protein 268 yields the protein MACEPQMDPGGAASPLPTSSPGWGALPGGSPPGWGQELHNGQVLTVLRIDNTCAPISFDLGAAEEQLQAWGLQVPADQYRSLAESALLEPQVRRYIIYNSRPVRLAFAVVFYVVVWANIYSTSQLFALGSHWAGVLLVTLAAVSLTLTLVLVFERHQRKANTNTDLRLAAANGALLRHRVLLGLTDTMEGCQSVIQLWFVYFDLENCVQFLSDCVQEMKTSQESLLRSRLSQLCVVMETGVSPLVEGPEDMEDTPLLPSSPDPQERPLMQTELYQLIPEAEPEEMAWQLLAVFGGYYTRLLVTSQLPQAVETRHMDSARLPCPCQLIEAHILGTGCCPFLAR from the exons ATGGCCTGTGAGCCACAGATGGACCCCGGTGGGGCTGCTAGCCCACTGCCCACCTCCTCTCCTGGCTGGGGCGCTCTGCctggtgggagccctcctgggTGGGGGCAAG AGCTGCACAATGGCCAGGTCCTCACAGTCCTCCGCATCGATAATACCTGTGCACCTATCTCCTTTGATCTGGGAGCCGCAGAAGAGCAGCTTCAGGCCTGGGGCCTTCAG GTCCCTGCTGACCAGTACAGGAGCCTCGCTGAGAGCGCCCTCCTGGAGCCCCAGGTGAGGAGGTACATCATCTACAACTCCAGGCCTGTGCGGCTGGCCTTTGCTGTG GTGTTCTATGTGGTGGTGTGGGCCAATATCTACTCCACTAGCCAGTTGTTTGCCCTGGGCAGCCACTGGGCAGGTGTGCTGCTTGTAACCCTGGCTGCGGTGAGCCTGACCTTGACTCTCGTGCTCGTCTTTGAGAGGCACCAGAGGAAG GCCAACACTAATACGGATCTAAGGCTGGCGGCTGCCAATGGAGCCCTCCTGAGACATCGGGTGCTGCTGGGGTTGACAGACACGATGGAAGGATGCCAGAGTGTGATCCAG CTCTGGTTTGTCTACTTTGACCTGGAGAATTGTGTGCAGTTTTTGTCTGACTGTGTTCAAGAGATGAAGACTAGCCAAGAG TCCTTGCTGAGAAGCAGATTGAGCCAGTTATGTGTTGTCATGGAGACGGGGGTGAGTCCCCTGGTGGAGGGGCCTGAAGACATGGAGGATACTCCTCTCCTGCCCAGCAGCCCTGATCCTCAGGAGAGACCACTTATGCAGACCGAGCTCTACCAGCTCATCCCAGAAGCTGAGCCAGAG GAAATGGCCTGGCAGCTGCTGGCAGTGTTTGGTGGCTACTATACCCGGCTTCTGGTGACCTCCCAGCTCCCCCAGGCAGTGGAGACGCGACACATGGACTCTGCAAGGCTTCCATGCCCCTGCCAGCTCATAGAAGCCCACATACTGGGCACAGGGTGCTGCCCATTCCTGGCAAGGTGA
- the Atp6v1g1 gene encoding V-type proton ATPase subunit G 1, with translation MASQSQGIQQLLQAEKRAAEKVSEARKRKNRRLKQAKEEAQAEIEQYRLQREKEFKAKEAAALGSHGSCSTEVEKETQEKMTILQTYFRQNRDEVLDNLLAFVCDIRPEIHENYRING, from the exons ATGGCTAGCCAGTCACAGGGGatccagcagctgctgcaggccgAGAAGCGGGCCGCCGAAAAGGTGTCCGAGGCCCGCAAGC GAAAGAACCGGAGGCTGAAGCAGGCTAAAGAAGAAGCCCAGGCTGAAATTGAACAGTACCGCctgcagagggagaaagagttcaaggccaaggaAGCTGCG GCACTGGGATCTCATGGCAGTTGCAGCACGGAGGTGGAGAAGGAGACCCAGGAGAAGATGACTATCCTCCAGACCTACTTCCGGCAGAATAGGGATGAAGTCCTGGATAACCTCTTGGCCTTCGTGTGTGACATCCGGCCAGAAATCCATGAAAACTACCGCATAAATGGATAG